Proteins encoded in a region of the Nicotiana tomentosiformis chromosome 9, ASM39032v3, whole genome shotgun sequence genome:
- the LOC104093671 gene encoding disease resistance protein RUN1-like, translated as MDTQLVRGESSHFSYEVFLSFRGEDTRKTFTGHLYSKLSDVGVNTFIDDEELRKGDVISRELEKAIEESRISIIVFSRNYASSSWCLNELVKILECKDKLKQMVLPIFYDVDPSEVRKQTGLFGEYLAKHKERPFGAQRVEKWIAALTEAANLSGWDLQNVADGHESKFIEKIIQQVLQEVNQTPLDVAWHPVGVDSRVKDIELLLQIECEDEVRMIGIHGVGGIGKTTLAKAIYNRMFRLFDSSCFLSDVRSEAEEVGLVKLQEKLLQQVLKTEDIKVGSVAQGINLIKARLGSKKVLIVLDDVDHKKQLESLTRERSWFGLGSLIIITTRDERLLCRLGEKERYEAKLLNDNEAMLLFCWHAFDRHFPPEDYVNLARDIIKYSGRLPLALVTLGSHLHGSSVEEWGHEFEKLRAIPHCDIQKILKISFDGLDDETQTVFLDIACAFHGFDEHEVTEILNACGFHAKIAIATLVQKHLLQKSWNILEMHDLVRDMGREVVRMESARDPGKRSRLFIPQEVCDVLQGNKGSKKVEVLKVDRRAFEGLNLSTKAFKKMKNLRVLIMDELHISGDFELLSKELRWLSWKKCPLKCIPSNFPAENLVVLDMRESDIQEFQLNLQCCRSLKKLDLSYCKQLRSTPNFTGSMSLENLSLGSCSSLAEIHPSIGNLDRLIKLDMSNCGKIMDLPSSICQLKSLEDLDIDGCSSIKALPDNLGDLKSLRSLDAYDTGIKQVPRSVEMLRNLETLRVGGRKLEAKRSISGRGVHRIQYSLSTFVSDLSLTYCNLSEADIPRNIGSLSSLEYLDLSGNSFHCLPIDFSKLRLLVELCLNDCENLQTLLSVSNLENLAIIELENCQKLVKITELDNLPSIWSINMINCSSLQNPFNEGFFSAPALSFLSRKDPDLRDLEVYLQCNEIPEWCRNQVTASSMRLTMPIHNNKEYNFLGMVLWFVFCFFDEAPFPSFSISIAHKKTLIEPLNIPDEHRELTFVCYISYLDEPFDGQMIKGGKRIKVWSDDFTVKKIGIHLLYLDQHGNVISLPGDVDHSYTRAKDVRNWWK; from the exons ATGGATACTCAATTAGTCAGAGGAGAATCATCTCACTTCTCTTATGAAGTATTCCTGAGTTTTAGAGGTGAAGACACCCGAAAAACATTCACTGGTCATCTTTATTCCAAATTGTCTGATGTTGGAGTTAATACCTTCATTGACGATGAGGAATTGAGAAAGGGTGACGTGATTTCaagagaattagagaaagcaATTGAAGAGTCAAGAATTTCCATTATTGTTTTCTCAAGAAATTATGCTTCCTCTAGTTGGTGTCTAAATGAACTAGTTAAAATTCTTGAATGCAAAGATAAACTAAAGCAGATGGTTTTGCCTATTTTCTATGATGTTGATCCTTCTGAGGTACGAAAGCAAACTGGGTTATTTGGTGAATATTTGGCTAAACACAAGGAACGACCATTTGGAGCTCAAAGGGTGGAGAAGTGGATAGCTGCACTTACTGAAGCTGCAAATTTATCTGGATGGGATTTGCAAAATGTTGCTGACGG GCATGAATCAAAGtttattgaaaaaattatacAGCAAGTCCTACAAGAGGTCAACCAGACACCTCTAGATGTTGCTTGGCACCCAGTTGGAGTAGATTCTCGTGTCAAAGATATAGAATTGTTATTGCAAATTGAATGTGAAGATGAAGTTCGCATGATTGGTATTCACGGAGTTGGTGGCATAGGGAAAACAACTCTGGCAAAAGCTATCTACAATCGAATGTTTCGACTCTTCGATAGTAGTTGCTTCCTTTCAGATGTTAGATCAGAAGCTGAAGAAGTTGGTCTTGTCAAGCTACAAGAGAAACTTCTTCAACAAGTTCTCAAAACTGAGGACATCAAAGTTGGAAGTGTTGCTCAAGGCATCAATCTAATCAAAGCAAGGCTTGGGTCAAAGAAGGTTCTAATTGTTCTTGATGACGTGGACCACAAAAAACAATTAGAATCATTAACGCGAGAAAGAAGTTGGTTTGGTTTGGGTAGTTTAATAATCATTACCACCCGAGACGAACGATTGCTATGTCGGCTTGGAGAAAAAGAGAGATATGAGGCCAAACTATTAAATGACAATGAAGCTATGTTACTTTTTTGTTGGCATGCTTTTGACCGTCATTTTCCACCAGAAGATTATGTTAATTTGGCACGAGACATAATCAAATATTCAGGTAGGTTACCATTAGCTCTTGTGACATTGGGGTCACATTTACATGGAAGTTCTGTAGAAGAATGGGGCCATGAATTTGAAAAACTAAGAGCGATTCCTCATTGTGATATCCAAAAGATTCTCAAGATAAGCTTTGATGGACTTGATGATGAAACACAGACTGTTTTCCTCGATATTGCATGTGCCTTCCATGGGTTTGATGAGCATGAAGTTACTGAAATATTAAATGCATGTGGCTTTCATGCTAAAATTGCAATTGCAACTTTAGTCCAAAAACACTTGCTCCAAAAATCTTGGAATATTTTGGAGATGCATGATCTAGTGCGAGATATGGGAAGAGAAGTCGTTCGCATGGAATCAGCTCGGGATCCTGGAAAACGGAGTAGATTGTTCATCCCGCAAGAAGTCTGTGATGTTCTACAAGGAAATAAA GGTTCCAAAAAGGTAGAAGTACTGAAGGTAGATCGACGAGCATTTGAGGGACTGAACTTGAGCACCAAAGCATTTAAGAAAATGAAAAACCTTAGGGTTCTTATAATGGATGAGTTACATATTAGTGGAGATTTTGAGCTGTTGTCCAAGGAGCTCAGATGGTTGTCTTGGAAAAAATGTCCTTTAAAATGTATACCATCAAATTTTCCAGCTGAGAATCTTGTAGTTCTAGATATGCGGGAGAGTGATATCCAAGAATTTCAATTGAATTTGCAG TGTTGCAGAAGTTTGAAGAAGTTGGATCTCTCTTATTGCAAGCAACTCAGAAGCACTCCAAACTTCACTGGTTCAATGAGTCTTGAGAATTTGTCCCTTGGTAGTTGCTCAAGTCTGGCAGAGATACATCCATCAATAGGAAATTTGGACAGACTAATTAAACTAGATATGTCTAATTGCGGAAAAATTATGGATCTTCCAAGCAGCATATGCCAGCTAAAATCCCTTGAAGACTTGGACATTGATGGCTGCTCATCTATAAAAGCACTGCCAGATAACCTTGGAGATTTGAAAAGTCTAAGATCTCTTGATGCATATGATACGGGTATAAAACAAGTGCCTAGATCTGTTGAAATGCTAAGAAATCTTGAAACTTTGAGAGTGGGAGGTCGAAAGCTAGAGGCCAAAAGGAGTATTTCTGGAAGAGGAGTCCATCGGATACAATATTCCTTGTCAACTTTTGTATCCGATTTGAGCCTTACATACTGTAATTTGTCCGAGGCTGATATTCCTAGGAATATTGGGAGCTTATCCTCCTTAGAATATTTAGATTTGAGTGGCAACAGTTTCCATTGTCTACCCATTGATTTTTCTAAGTTACGATTATTGGTGGAGTTGTGTTTGAATGACTGTGAGAATCTTCAAACACTCCTGTCAGTATCAAATTTAGAGAATCTTGCAATTATTGAACTTGAGAATTGCCAAAAATTGGTCAAGATTACAGAGTTGGACAACCTCCCTTCTATATGGTCGATCAACATGATAAATTGTAGTTCTCTGCAGAATCCATTCAATGAAGGCTTCTTTAGTGCACCTGCTCTATCATTTCTATCTAGAAAAGATCCTGATTTG CGTGATTTAGAAGTTTATCTCCAATGCAATGAGATTCCAGAATGGTGCAGGAATCAAGTAACAGCTTCATCTATGCGTTTGACTATGCCGATACATAATAATAAGGAGTATAACTTCTTAGGAATGGTTCTCTGGTTTGTTTTCTGCTTTTTCGATGAAGCCCCTTTTCCAAGCTTCTCAATTAGTATTGCCCATAAAAAGACTTTAATTGAGCCGTTGAATATACCTGATGAACACAGAGAACTGACATTTGTGTGTTACATATCTTACTTAGATGAACCTTTTGATGGCCAGATGATCAAAGGTGGGAAAAGGATAAAAGTGTGGTCTGACGACTTTACAGTAAAGAAGATAGGGATCCATCTGTTATATTTAGACCAACATGGTAATGTTATATCTTTACCGGGAGACGTGGATCATTCTTATACTAGGGCGAAAGATGTCAGGAATTGGTGGAAATAG